The following coding sequences are from one Schizosaccharomyces osmophilus chromosome 1, complete sequence window:
- the mmp1 gene encoding mitochondrial inner membrane peptidase complex catalytic subunit: protein MVGTFLRVPISVLQVAAAVHQIHEHFFQVQMTSGPSMMPTLNSGGEFVLLDKYHGRLGRCCTAGDMVVAAKPTGSRQYVCKRIIGMPGDVVFADPLVSDNKINVPKGHVWLAGDNVMHSLDSRTYGPVPMGLIKAKVIARVWPNPGWLSNSLEDYTPS from the coding sequence ATGGTGGGAACGTTTCTACGAGTTCCTATATCCGTCCTCCAAGTGGCTGCTGCCGTGCATCAGATTCATgaacatttttttcaagttcaaaTGACATCAGGTCCCAGTATGATGCCTACTCTAAACTCTGGCGGTGAATTTGTCCTACTCGACAAGTATCATGGTCGCCTTGGAAGGTGTTGCACCGCTGGAGATATGGTGGTTGCCGCAAAACCTACCGGCTCAAGACAATATGTCTGCAAACGAATTATCGGTATGCCTGGAGACGTGGTCTTTGCTGATCCGCTGGTGTCTGataataaaatcaatgtcCCTAAAGGCCATGTTTGGCTGGCCGGCGATAATGTCATGCATTCCTTAGACAGCCGAACTTATGGTCCTGTTCCCATGGGCCTAATCAAAGCTAAAGTTATTGCCCGTGTATGGCCAAATCCTGGTTGGCTGTCGAATTCACTGGAAGATTACACACCCTCATGA
- the rep1 gene encoding MBF transcription factor activator Rep1, producing MSVRYGFENLDRMKRLNHGSRDDELRRKENFGKNRILTERLNSFKLAGETGLDAPSSPNPKLLSTSAKVLNKIAKSPFRSDTLKEEPRSVDPHVLVRAPYRSKQARSWRSKCSQNNRAPRPSNMFSKRNSFEATDMKRTNSLPSMPRPSYLPPPKSSVVCVSLVVQPNGAASLVSEDMNEMSKSESNKINLNSMNSLESDFLSTNLTSSSDFISSDLAEPYSFIDDLGIGMQRSATWTPGFKSFHNETPSKFLNCQSEFPLECGVQDAFYSKNPIQVDLISPGKQIFENFPYSDTLEEPYSSEMYESGSSLMGSHSEPVSESATMGGEPMRVCFSDSTLCDARVAAKQALISRKRSEKREAVKDAPTTPPSKNMHKNDNVVLFHSSPLFDRLGNSLYHNTKPSKTEEPWFPNFEICSEPTQPSFYSSGFGPEGTDELLDSSFCNDW from the coding sequence ATGTCTGTACGTTATGGCTTTGAAAACCTGGATCGCATGAAACGTTTAAATCATGGATCGAGAGACGATGAGTTGCGTCGCAAGGAAAATTTCGGGAAGAATAGGATTTTAACTGAACGTTTAAACTCATTTAAACTTGCTGGTGAAACAGGCTTAGACGCACCTTCTTCCCCGAACCCAAAACTACTCTCGACTTCTGCAAAAGTACTAAATAAGATTGCCAAGAGTCCCTTTCGATCCGACactttgaaagaagaaccaCGCTCGGTGGATCCTCATGTTCTTGTTCGGGCACCCTATCGCTCTAAACAAGCTCGTTCTTGGCGTTCTAAGTGCTCTCAAAATAATCGTGCGCCACGTCCTTCGAAcatgttttccaaaagaaacagcTTTGAAGCTACTGatatgaaaagaacaaactCCCTTCCTAGTATGCCCCGTCCGTCTTATTTACCTCCTCCGAAGTCTTCAGTTGTTTGTGTTTCGCTTGTTGTACAACCAAATGGGGCtgcatctttggtttcaGAAGATATGAATGAGATGTCTAAAAGCGAGtcaaacaaaatcaatCTCAATTCAATGAATTCACTCGAAAGTGATTTTTTATCTACAAATCTTACTAGTAGTTCCGATTTTATTTCGAGTGATCTGGCAGAACCTTACAGTTTCATAGACGATTTGGGGATAGGTATGCAGCGTTCCGCAACATGGACACCTGGTTTTAAGTCTTTTCATAATGAAACaccttcaaaatttttgaattgccAGTCAGAATTTCCTTTAGAGTGTGGAGTACAGGATGCGTTTTACTCGAAAAATCCTATCCAAGTAGATTTAATATCGCCGGGGAAACAAATATTTGAGAATTTCCCATATTCGGATACACTTGAGGAACCCTATAGTTCGGAAATGTATGAATCGGGATCATCTCTGATGGGTTCTCACTCAGAGCCTGTTTCTGAATCTGCAACGATGGGAGGGGAGCCCATGAGGGTTTGCTTTAGCGATAGCACACTTTGCGATGCTCGCGTTGCAGCAAAACAAGCATTAATATCTCGAAAGCGGAGCGAAAAGAGGGAAGCAGTGAAAGATGCACCCACGACACCtccttccaaaaacatGCACAAAAACGATAATGTCGTTTTATTTCACAGTAGTCCTTTATTTGATCGTTTAGGAAATTCTTTATACCACAATACGAAACCCTCTAAAACCGAAGAACCATGGTTCccaaattttgaaatttgttCTGAACCAACCCAGCCATCATTTTATTCCAGTGGCTTTGGTCCAGAGGGAACCGATGAATTACTAGACTCAAGTTTTTGTAATGattggtaa